A single region of the Halopiger xanaduensis SH-6 genome encodes:
- a CDS encoding amidohydrolase family protein, with amino-acid sequence MLELEHGFRVVDVYARLEPDDGDRDGTPRGYAITPDRLEREMHQAGITRSIVFPPAAAETSYLAPNNGVARRSVDRPFVAFARINGTRRPEGSPTGRLRNAVSRRKEYHTTPGDVEKYAYDDRFHGFVFDPTVDDYPDEDVLDVLEDVGLPLLVRAGVDAPPAELAEMLLGRSFPVVVAHFGGHPLDRSLMHEMIDLLDEYDDCYLETSFVRYRDLLERAVLEHPDRVFFGSGAPACHPNVAVMEILTLDVSEDMLRRVFSKNACRVIDALEPDAALRM; translated from the coding sequence ATGCTGGAGTTGGAACACGGGTTTCGGGTCGTCGACGTCTACGCCCGGCTCGAGCCGGACGACGGGGATAGGGATGGGACCCCGCGCGGCTACGCGATCACGCCCGATCGACTCGAACGGGAGATGCACCAGGCGGGAATCACCAGATCGATCGTCTTTCCACCCGCGGCGGCGGAGACGAGCTATCTGGCGCCGAACAACGGCGTCGCGCGCCGCAGCGTCGACCGGCCGTTCGTCGCGTTCGCCCGAATCAACGGGACGCGACGACCGGAGGGGAGTCCGACCGGTCGGCTTCGGAACGCGGTCAGCCGGCGCAAGGAGTACCACACGACGCCCGGCGACGTCGAGAAGTACGCCTACGACGACCGGTTCCACGGCTTCGTCTTCGATCCGACGGTCGACGACTACCCCGACGAGGACGTGCTCGACGTTCTCGAGGACGTCGGCCTCCCCCTGCTGGTCCGGGCCGGCGTCGACGCCCCGCCCGCGGAACTCGCCGAGATGCTGCTCGGGCGGTCGTTCCCGGTCGTCGTCGCCCACTTCGGCGGCCACCCGCTCGACCGGTCGCTGATGCACGAGATGATCGACCTGCTGGACGAGTACGACGACTGCTACCTCGAGACGAGCTTCGTCCGCTACCGCGATTTGCTCGAGCGGGCCGTCCTCGAACACCCGGACCGCGTGTTCTTCGGCAGCGGTGCGCCGGCCTGCCACCCGAACGTGGCAGTCATGGAGATCCTGACGCTGGACGTCTCCGAGGACATGCTGCGGCGCGTGTTCTCGAAGAACGCCTGCCGCGTGATCGACGCGCTCGAGCCCGACGCAGCGCTGCGGATGTGA
- a CDS encoding class I SAM-dependent methyltransferase: MKGQEWYQADDVAEEYDDKRFSKGGQLIDRREKQAVLEAIMPVEDRSILEIACGTGRFTVMLAEQGADVVGLDISAAMLQQGRTKARNADLAGTLEFLRGDAGRLPFPDDHFDTVIAMRFFHLADDPEAFLREMRRVSRDQIVFDTFNRFSARSIYNWALPMGSRLYSKSEVSELLAKTNLTLVDVEDDFLAPYGLYRAIPNALASPIRAIDEAIGGHPVTDHFASVSYWNTKLR; the protein is encoded by the coding sequence GTGAAAGGACAGGAGTGGTACCAAGCCGACGACGTCGCCGAGGAGTACGACGATAAGCGCTTCTCCAAGGGCGGACAGCTGATCGACCGCCGCGAGAAGCAGGCGGTCCTCGAGGCGATCATGCCGGTCGAGGATCGATCGATCCTCGAAATCGCCTGTGGTACCGGGCGATTTACGGTGATGCTGGCCGAGCAGGGCGCCGACGTCGTCGGACTCGACATTTCGGCGGCGATGTTACAGCAGGGGCGGACGAAAGCCCGGAACGCAGACCTCGCGGGAACCCTCGAGTTCCTGCGCGGCGACGCCGGACGGCTGCCGTTCCCCGACGATCACTTCGATACGGTCATCGCGATGCGCTTTTTCCATCTCGCGGACGATCCCGAGGCGTTCCTCCGGGAGATGCGCCGGGTCTCGCGCGACCAGATCGTCTTCGATACGTTCAACCGCTTCAGCGCCCGCAGCATCTACAACTGGGCGCTGCCGATGGGGTCGCGTCTCTACTCGAAGAGCGAGGTCAGCGAGTTGCTCGCGAAGACGAACCTGACGCTAGTGGACGTGGAGGACGACTTCCTCGCTCCGTACGGCCTCTACCGGGCGATCCCGAACGCGCTCGCGTCGCCGATCCGAGCGATCGACGAGGCGATCGGCGGCCATCCGGTTACGGATCACTTCGCGTCGGTCTCGTACTGGAATACGAAGCTTCGCTGA
- a CDS encoding CPBP family intramembrane glutamic endopeptidase, whose protein sequence is MADWAAFTGITGVVLVLLLVLSHLTQSTFSESEADSDTEPESDRDGADGFGADAISSSDGPAADRDPRDTGDDTGSLDAATDADEPDPGLLPDADAFESDADDTDAASRAGDPSRPSDERLSADERPNGGQQAGLENGSAYGRRHGHSHGPGDAIDPGNLSTGMLLANVALSQGLFALVLLGAVIYTGVPPDALGIEFSVAYLRQGLLLGTGAGLVLYVGNELGAAAATRLGFDHDEELRELLAPDSLAGWAVLLFGVLPIIAGFEELLFRAALIGAVSTGFGVSPWVLAVVSSLAFAVGHGMQGSVGVVVTGLLGFVLAAVFIVTGSFLVVVVAHYLINALEFAVHEGIDLEWTGGLER, encoded by the coding sequence ATGGCTGACTGGGCGGCGTTCACCGGTATCACGGGCGTCGTCCTCGTTTTGCTGCTCGTTTTATCCCACCTGACGCAGTCGACGTTTTCCGAGTCCGAGGCCGATTCCGATACCGAGCCCGAGAGCGATCGCGACGGTGCCGACGGTTTCGGAGCCGACGCAATCAGTTCCAGCGACGGTCCTGCGGCTGACCGAGACCCACGCGACACCGGTGACGATACCGGCAGTCTCGACGCCGCGACCGACGCTGACGAGCCCGATCCCGGTCTCTTGCCCGACGCCGACGCGTTCGAGAGCGATGCCGACGACACCGACGCGGCGTCTCGAGCCGGCGATCCCTCGAGGCCGTCCGACGAACGCCTGAGCGCCGACGAGCGCCCGAACGGCGGCCAGCAGGCCGGCCTCGAGAACGGCTCGGCGTACGGTCGGAGACACGGCCACAGCCACGGTCCCGGCGACGCGATCGATCCGGGCAACCTCTCGACCGGCATGCTGCTCGCGAACGTCGCGCTGTCCCAGGGGCTGTTCGCGCTCGTCTTGCTCGGCGCGGTGATCTACACGGGCGTTCCGCCCGACGCGTTGGGGATCGAGTTCTCCGTCGCGTACCTCCGTCAGGGGCTGCTGCTCGGGACGGGGGCGGGGCTCGTCCTCTACGTCGGGAACGAACTCGGCGCGGCGGCCGCGACCCGGCTCGGCTTCGACCACGACGAGGAGTTACGTGAGCTGCTGGCGCCCGATTCGCTCGCCGGCTGGGCGGTCCTCCTGTTCGGCGTCCTGCCGATCATCGCCGGCTTCGAGGAACTGCTCTTTCGCGCGGCGCTGATCGGTGCCGTCTCGACCGGCTTCGGCGTCTCGCCGTGGGTGCTGGCGGTCGTCTCGTCGCTCGCGTTCGCGGTCGGCCACGGCATGCAGGGCTCGGTCGGCGTCGTCGTCACCGGACTGCTCGGGTTCGTCCTCGCGGCGGTCTTCATCGTCACCGGCAGCTTCCTCGTCGTCGTCGTCGCCCACTACCTCATCAACGCCCTCGAGTTCGCCGTCCACGAGGGGATCGACCTCGAGTGGACGGGCGGGCTCGAACGCTGA
- a CDS encoding nicotinamide-nucleotide adenylyltransferase, which yields MTRGFYIGRFQPFHNGHLSMVEQIADEVDELVLGIGSADDSHSVRNPFTAGERIMMITKSLVDYDLVTYAVPIEDLDRNSVWVSHVQSMSPDFDVAYSNNPLVIQLFREAGIEIRQSPMFNREVLEGSEVRQRMIDDGDWESLVPEAVVGVVEEIDGIERIQMVSKTDSNGN from the coding sequence ATGACCCGCGGGTTCTACATCGGACGCTTCCAGCCGTTCCACAACGGCCACCTGAGCATGGTCGAACAGATCGCCGACGAGGTGGACGAACTCGTCCTCGGCATCGGAAGCGCCGACGACTCCCACTCCGTCCGGAATCCGTTCACCGCCGGCGAGCGGATCATGATGATCACGAAGTCGCTCGTCGACTACGACCTCGTGACCTACGCCGTCCCGATCGAGGACCTCGACCGCAACTCGGTGTGGGTGAGCCACGTCCAGAGCATGAGCCCCGACTTCGACGTCGCCTACTCGAACAACCCGCTCGTCATCCAGCTGTTCCGGGAGGCCGGCATCGAGATCCGCCAGTCGCCGATGTTCAACCGCGAGGTGCTCGAGGGCAGCGAGGTCCGCCAGCGGATGATCGACGACGGGGACTGGGAGTCGCTCGTCCCCGAGGCTGTCGTCGGCGTCGTCGAGGAGATCGACGGGATCGAGCGGATACAGATGGTCAGTAAGACGGACTCGAACGGCAACTGA
- a CDS encoding HalOD1 output domain-containing protein produces MSGTTPPDRPTPVGDTAERTVYYDPDRGTYHTRCDADAYEPVSTALLLTVSSVLGVEPDDLEPLSECVDPDSLNSLFANWRADEPRVGDGTVSFTFSQCGVTIHADGEIVIDPDPDAAPGPVSDRESEP; encoded by the coding sequence ATGTCCGGAACAACTCCGCCGGATCGACCGACGCCGGTCGGCGACACCGCCGAACGGACGGTCTACTACGACCCCGACCGCGGCACGTACCACACGCGGTGCGACGCCGACGCCTACGAACCGGTGAGCACGGCGCTGTTGCTGACGGTGTCGTCGGTACTCGGCGTCGAACCGGACGACCTCGAACCCCTCTCGGAGTGCGTCGATCCGGATTCGCTGAACTCGCTGTTCGCCAATTGGCGCGCGGACGAACCGCGAGTCGGGGACGGCACGGTGTCGTTTACCTTCTCGCAGTGCGGCGTGACGATCCACGCCGACGGCGAGATCGTGATCGACCCCGATCCCGACGCCGCACCGGGGCCGGTGTCCGACCGGGAGTCGGAACCGTAG
- the lonB gene encoding ATP-dependent protease LonB: protein MSNDTNVDDPPEDAPSASEESEQDTRSQEREQEQTERQGARPSLEEDGRRGDVDDTETADDPVDGVNPATEVDESAPETDDGVETVNDLGSEVDVDPGVEIDEENAEDHLLGGLQIDSTDDIEVPDRLVDQVIGQDEARDIIIKAAKQRRHVMMIGSPGTGKSMLAKAMSQLLPQEDLQDVLVYHNPDDGNEPKVRTVPAGKGEQIIDAHKEEARKRNQMRSILMWIIIAIVIGYAILAANILLGILAAGIIWLIFRYTSRGTDAMVPNMIVDNGDKRTAPFEDATGAHAGALLGDVRHDPFQSGGMETPSHDRVEPGSIHKANKGVLFVDEINTLDIRTQQKLMTAIQEGEFSITGQSERSSGAMVQTEPVPCDFVMIAAGNLDAMENMHPALRNRIKGYGYEVYMEDTIEDTPEMRRKYARFVAQEVERDGRLPHFTDEAVEEIILEAKRRSGRKNHLTLHFRSLGGLVRVAGDIARAEDREYTTRDDVLQAKDRSRSIEQQLADDYIERRKDYELQVNEGGVEGRVNGLAVMGEDSGIMLPVMAEIAPAQGGGQVIATGKLQEMAEESVQNVSAIIKKFSDVDLSEKDIHIQFVQAGQQGVDGDSASITVATAVISALEDIPVDQSVAMTGSLSVRGDVLPVGGVTHKIEAAAKAGCSKVIIPKANEQDVMIEDEYEEMIEIIPCANISEVLDVALMGEPKKDSLVDRLKSITTNAFEQNQGTVGSASGSNPSPQ from the coding sequence ATGAGTAACGATACGAACGTTGACGACCCTCCCGAAGACGCTCCATCTGCCTCCGAGGAGAGCGAGCAGGACACCCGCTCGCAGGAGCGAGAGCAGGAGCAAACGGAGCGTCAGGGAGCCCGACCGTCGCTCGAGGAGGATGGTCGGCGTGGTGACGTCGACGACACCGAGACCGCCGACGACCCGGTCGACGGGGTGAACCCGGCGACGGAGGTCGACGAATCCGCACCCGAGACGGACGACGGCGTCGAGACCGTCAACGACCTCGGCAGCGAGGTCGACGTCGACCCCGGCGTCGAGATCGACGAGGAGAACGCCGAGGACCATCTCCTCGGCGGTCTCCAGATCGACTCGACAGACGACATCGAAGTGCCGGACCGACTCGTCGATCAGGTCATCGGCCAGGACGAGGCACGAGATATTATCATCAAGGCGGCCAAGCAGCGCCGCCACGTCATGATGATCGGCTCCCCGGGGACGGGGAAGTCGATGCTGGCGAAGGCGATGAGCCAGCTGCTGCCCCAGGAAGACCTGCAGGACGTGCTGGTCTACCACAACCCCGACGACGGGAACGAGCCGAAGGTTCGGACCGTTCCCGCGGGGAAGGGCGAGCAGATCATCGACGCTCACAAGGAAGAGGCCCGGAAGCGCAACCAGATGCGGTCGATCCTGATGTGGATCATCATCGCGATCGTCATCGGGTACGCGATCCTCGCCGCCAACATTCTGCTTGGCATCCTCGCGGCGGGTATCATCTGGCTGATCTTCCGCTACACCTCCCGCGGCACGGACGCGATGGTGCCGAACATGATCGTCGACAACGGCGACAAGCGCACCGCGCCCTTCGAGGACGCGACCGGCGCCCACGCCGGCGCGCTGCTGGGCGACGTCCGCCACGACCCCTTCCAGTCCGGCGGCATGGAGACCCCGAGCCACGACCGCGTGGAACCGGGCTCCATCCACAAGGCCAACAAGGGCGTGCTGTTCGTCGACGAGATCAACACGCTCGACATCCGGACCCAGCAGAAGCTGATGACGGCGATCCAGGAGGGCGAGTTCTCGATCACGGGCCAGTCCGAGCGCTCCTCGGGCGCGATGGTCCAGACCGAGCCCGTCCCCTGCGACTTCGTCATGATCGCGGCCGGGAACCTCGACGCCATGGAGAACATGCACCCGGCGCTGCGGAACCGTATCAAGGGGTACGGGTACGAGGTCTACATGGAGGATACCATCGAGGACACCCCCGAGATGCGGCGCAAGTACGCCCGGTTCGTCGCCCAGGAGGTCGAACGCGACGGCCGCCTGCCCCACTTCACCGACGAGGCCGTCGAGGAGATCATCCTCGAGGCCAAGCGCCGCTCGGGTCGGAAGAACCACCTCACGCTGCACTTCCGTAGCCTCGGCGGGCTGGTCCGCGTCGCCGGCGACATCGCCCGCGCCGAGGACCGCGAGTACACTACCCGCGACGACGTGCTGCAGGCCAAGGACCGCTCGCGCTCGATCGAGCAACAGCTCGCCGACGACTACATCGAGCGCCGCAAGGACTACGAGCTGCAGGTCAACGAAGGCGGCGTCGAAGGCCGCGTCAACGGCCTCGCCGTCATGGGAGAAGACTCCGGGATCATGCTCCCCGTGATGGCCGAGATCGCGCCCGCGCAGGGCGGCGGGCAGGTGATCGCCACCGGCAAACTGCAGGAGATGGCCGAGGAATCGGTCCAGAACGTCTCCGCGATCATCAAGAAGTTCTCCGACGTCGACCTGTCGGAGAAGGACATCCACATCCAGTTCGTCCAGGCCGGCCAGCAGGGCGTCGACGGCGACTCCGCCTCCATCACGGTGGCGACGGCCGTCATCTCCGCCCTCGAGGACATCCCGGTCGACCAGTCGGTCGCGATGACCGGCTCGCTCTCGGTCCGGGGCGACGTGCTCCCGGTCGGCGGGGTGACCCACAAGATCGAGGCGGCCGCGAAAGCCGGCTGCTCGAAGGTCATCATCCCGAAGGCCAACGAGCAGGACGTGATGATCGAAGACGAGTACGAGGAGATGATCGAAATCATCCCGTGTGCGAACATCAGCGAAGTGTTAGACGTCGCGCTGATGGGCGAACCGAAGAAGGACTCGCTGGTCGATCGCCTCAAGTCGATCACCACCAACGCGTTCGAACAGAACCAGGGGACGGTCGGCTCCGCGAGCGGGTCGAACCCGAGTCCGCAGTAA
- a CDS encoding MarR family transcriptional regulator, whose protein sequence is MSMSTAEDRDVAAEETLSEEEYRDRLRDLPPSAKLVAKVLETDSPLSQGQLAEESLLPDRTVRYALNRLEDVDLVGSRYSFRDARKQVYYLKH, encoded by the coding sequence ATGAGCATGAGTACCGCAGAGGACCGCGACGTCGCTGCCGAGGAGACGCTGTCGGAGGAGGAATACCGCGACCGCCTTCGCGACCTGCCGCCGAGCGCGAAGCTCGTCGCGAAAGTCCTCGAGACCGATTCACCGCTCTCACAGGGCCAGCTCGCCGAGGAATCGCTGCTTCCCGATCGCACCGTCCGCTACGCCCTCAATCGGCTCGAGGACGTCGACCTCGTCGGTTCCCGCTACAGTTTCCGCGACGCCCGCAAGCAAGTGTACTACCTGAAACACTAG
- a CDS encoding SAM hydrolase/SAM-dependent halogenase family protein, which yields MITIASDFGTPYPAAMKGVILQRTDTRLVDIAHDFPRQDVRAAAFWLREVLPYYPPATHLVVVDPGVGTDRDAIVLRAGDHALVGPDNGVLRPVARELAGDGPLEAYVIDDTEIGPIEPTTGTPAPSVPSAIGSSSGESDGTGAGEGPASNTFHGRDVFAPAAADVRGTDRENLEALEYLSPTSTEDLVDLELPDATVADDRAEGEVLVVDGFGNVITNVPGEFLEGRDRINANGESIPVGDTFAAVPEGERLATVGSHGYVELDVNRGRGDDAFGLEPGDRVVLEGLE from the coding sequence ATGATCACGATCGCGTCGGACTTCGGAACCCCGTACCCGGCGGCGATGAAGGGCGTAATCCTCCAGCGGACCGACACGCGACTGGTCGATATCGCCCACGACTTCCCCCGACAGGACGTCCGGGCCGCCGCCTTCTGGCTCCGGGAGGTGCTGCCCTACTACCCGCCGGCGACGCACCTTGTGGTCGTCGACCCCGGCGTCGGTACCGACCGCGACGCAATCGTACTCCGCGCCGGCGACCACGCGCTCGTCGGCCCCGACAACGGCGTCCTGCGACCGGTTGCGAGAGAACTCGCGGGCGACGGCCCGCTCGAGGCCTACGTCATCGACGACACCGAAATCGGGCCGATCGAACCGACGACCGGGACGCCGGCACCGTCGGTGCCGTCGGCGATCGGCAGCAGTTCGGGCGAGAGTGACGGCACCGGCGCCGGCGAGGGACCCGCGAGCAACACCTTCCACGGCCGGGATGTGTTCGCGCCCGCGGCGGCCGACGTCCGCGGGACGGACCGCGAGAACCTCGAGGCGCTCGAGTACCTCTCGCCCACCTCGACCGAGGATCTCGTCGACCTCGAGTTGCCCGACGCGACGGTTGCGGACGACCGCGCAGAAGGCGAGGTGCTCGTCGTCGACGGCTTCGGGAACGTCATCACGAACGTCCCCGGCGAATTCCTCGAGGGTCGCGACAGAATTAACGCGAACGGCGAGTCGATCCCCGTCGGCGACACGTTCGCTGCGGTTCCCGAAGGGGAGCGACTCGCGACCGTCGGTAGCCACGGCTACGTCGAACTCGACGTCAATCGGGGTCGCGGGGACGACGCGTTCGGCCTCGAGCCCGGCGATCGAGTCGTGCTCGAGGGGCTCGAGTAA
- a CDS encoding MBL fold metallo-hydrolase: MEIRRCSVSLPSGTSAPGGETNAYVLGRDPAALVDPAERSDALDRLVADARIEHVVVTHAHPDHVGAVAAYAAETNATVWARAGRTDRFRAATGVEPDRELRAGTIIELEREEDGDERAGSADERIRVLDAPGHAPDHVALEAGRDGPICCGDCAVRDGSVAVTAPEGDMRAYLTTLRRLRAIDPPRLYPGHGPPIDAPRETLERLLDHRRQRERRILEAVAGGAGTLEQILDAAYDKDLTGVRDLAKATVVAHLEKLAVEDRLEWDGERALV; the protein is encoded by the coding sequence ATGGAGATCCGTCGCTGTTCCGTATCGTTGCCGTCCGGAACGAGTGCGCCGGGCGGCGAGACGAATGCGTACGTCCTCGGCCGCGATCCGGCAGCGCTCGTCGACCCCGCCGAGAGATCGGACGCACTCGATCGACTGGTCGCCGACGCGAGGATCGAACACGTCGTCGTTACGCACGCCCATCCGGACCACGTCGGCGCCGTCGCGGCCTACGCCGCCGAGACGAACGCGACCGTCTGGGCCAGAGCGGGCCGGACGGACCGCTTCCGAGCGGCAACCGGCGTCGAACCCGATCGCGAGCTACGGGCCGGGACGATCATCGAACTCGAGAGGGAGGAAGACGGAGACGAGCGAGCGGGAAGCGCCGACGAGCGGATTCGCGTCCTCGACGCGCCCGGTCACGCGCCCGACCACGTCGCCCTCGAGGCCGGCCGCGACGGGCCGATCTGCTGTGGCGACTGCGCCGTCCGCGACGGCAGCGTCGCCGTGACCGCGCCGGAGGGCGACATGCGCGCGTACCTGACGACCCTTCGTCGACTGCGCGCGATCGATCCGCCGCGACTGTATCCGGGCCACGGGCCGCCGATCGACGCGCCGCGAGAGACGCTCGAGCGCCTCCTCGACCACCGCCGGCAGCGCGAGCGGCGGATCCTCGAGGCGGTCGCGGGCGGTGCAGGGACGCTCGAGCAGATCCTGGACGCCGCGTACGACAAGGACCTGACCGGGGTCCGCGACCTCGCAAAAGCGACGGTCGTCGCGCACCTCGAGAAACTCGCCGTCGAAGACCGCCTCGAGTGGGACGGCGAGCGAGCGCTCGTCTGA
- the thsA gene encoding thermosome subunit alpha encodes MFIMSEDSQRTQGRDAQSSNIMAGKAVAESVRTTLGPRGMDKMLVDSGGDVVITNDGATILEEMDIEHPAAQMIVEVAESQEEEVGDGTTTAAVIAGNLLGEAEDLIEQDVHATTIVEGYHEAAEIALEAIDEQVQEADVDDEILKQVAESSMTGKGTGGLTARSLAETVVEAVRHVDTDAGVQRDNINVHTQLGASSNATELIPGIVVDEEPAHDAMPTEVEDASIAVLDVELDVRTGEVDAEYAIDSIDQLNAAIDAEESELQGYAETVVDSGADVVFTTDDVADRVANALAKEGVLVFDDLGDSDAKQIVSATGATRVGALEDLEEADFGEAERIRTDSFGDDELAFVEGGAAAESVTVFVRGGTEHVVDELERAIGDALDVVATALDSGEVVPGAGATEIAIADKIREEAAAVEGRKQLAVNAFADALDVVPRTLAANTGQDPIDALVDLRAAHESEGRAGLITSGEDVSIDDPFEHGVVDPADVKREAVESATEAATMIARIDDVIAAE; translated from the coding sequence ATGTTTATCATGAGCGAGGATAGCCAGCGAACGCAGGGCCGCGACGCCCAGTCGTCCAACATTATGGCCGGCAAGGCGGTCGCCGAGTCGGTCCGGACGACCCTGGGCCCGCGCGGGATGGACAAGATGCTCGTCGACTCCGGCGGGGACGTCGTCATCACCAACGACGGCGCGACCATCCTCGAGGAGATGGACATCGAGCACCCCGCGGCCCAGATGATCGTCGAGGTCGCCGAGTCCCAGGAGGAGGAAGTCGGCGACGGTACGACGACCGCAGCCGTGATCGCTGGCAACCTGCTCGGCGAAGCCGAGGACTTGATCGAGCAGGACGTCCATGCGACCACCATCGTCGAGGGCTACCACGAGGCCGCCGAAATCGCCCTCGAGGCCATCGACGAACAGGTACAGGAGGCCGACGTCGACGACGAGATTCTCAAGCAGGTCGCCGAGTCCAGCATGACCGGTAAGGGGACCGGCGGCCTGACCGCCCGCTCGCTGGCCGAGACGGTCGTCGAGGCCGTCCGCCACGTCGACACCGACGCGGGCGTCCAGCGCGATAACATCAACGTCCACACCCAGCTCGGCGCGTCCTCGAACGCGACCGAACTGATCCCCGGCATCGTCGTCGACGAGGAGCCCGCCCACGACGCCATGCCGACCGAGGTCGAGGACGCCTCGATCGCCGTGCTCGACGTCGAACTCGACGTCCGCACCGGCGAGGTCGACGCCGAGTACGCCATCGACTCGATCGACCAGCTCAACGCCGCCATCGACGCCGAGGAGAGCGAACTCCAGGGCTACGCCGAGACCGTCGTCGACAGCGGCGCCGACGTCGTCTTCACGACCGACGACGTCGCCGACCGCGTGGCCAACGCGCTCGCCAAGGAGGGCGTCCTCGTCTTCGACGACCTCGGCGACAGCGACGCCAAGCAGATCGTCTCCGCGACCGGCGCCACCCGCGTCGGCGCCCTCGAGGACCTCGAAGAAGCCGACTTCGGCGAGGCCGAGCGCATCCGCACCGACTCCTTCGGCGACGACGAACTCGCGTTCGTCGAGGGCGGCGCGGCCGCCGAGTCGGTCACCGTCTTCGTCCGCGGCGGCACCGAGCACGTCGTCGACGAGCTCGAGCGCGCGATCGGCGACGCGCTCGACGTCGTCGCGACCGCGCTCGACTCGGGCGAGGTCGTCCCCGGCGCCGGCGCGACCGAGATCGCCATCGCGGATAAGATCCGCGAGGAGGCCGCCGCCGTTGAGGGCCGCAAGCAGCTCGCCGTCAACGCCTTCGCGGACGCGCTGGACGTCGTCCCGCGCACGCTGGCCGCCAACACCGGTCAGGACCCGATCGACGCGCTCGTGGACCTCCGCGCCGCCCACGAGTCCGAGGGTCGCGCCGGCCTGATCACCAGCGGCGAGGACGTCTCGATCGACGATCCGTTCGAACACGGCGTCGTCGACCCCGCCGACGTCAAGCGCGAGGCCGTCGAGAGCGCCACCGAGGCCGCGACGATGATCGCTCGCATCGACGACGTCATCGCCGCCGAGTAA
- a CDS encoding glycosyltransferase family 2 protein, whose amino-acid sequence MQLSVVVSTLNDREQLLSCLDALRERTPPSTEVIVVNGPSSDGTTGVVRERTDIDVLVEISERNQNVSRNAGLEAATGDVVAFLDGEYTIEQGWYGAIERHLGDADADENPTVDVVTGPVTGEARFDDVDDPRESRTVAGRDVTLFDGDNVAFDRTVLEALDGFDEYLETGGARDCAHRVAALGFEVDWAMEMAVRRDVGTDGGTAERDWGAAYRSLAYRLAKNYGLRPTVLARTAGSALRDGVTSVRGILSGDATPTGWLSNGIDVVTNVGGGLRDGVRARYTDRSTRRNPNGVSVRHDRAVRVYDRREGDSS is encoded by the coding sequence ATGCAGCTCTCGGTAGTCGTCTCGACGCTGAACGACCGAGAGCAGTTACTCTCGTGTCTCGACGCGCTCCGCGAGCGAACGCCGCCCTCGACGGAGGTGATCGTCGTCAACGGCCCCTCCTCGGACGGCACCACCGGGGTCGTCCGCGAACGAACCGACATCGACGTCCTCGTCGAAATTTCCGAGCGGAACCAGAACGTCTCCCGGAACGCGGGGCTCGAGGCTGCGACCGGCGACGTCGTCGCGTTTCTCGACGGCGAGTACACGATCGAACAGGGGTGGTACGGCGCTATCGAACGGCACCTCGGGGACGCCGATGCCGACGAGAATCCCACCGTCGACGTCGTCACCGGCCCCGTTACCGGCGAAGCGCGGTTCGACGACGTCGACGATCCGCGGGAATCGCGAACGGTCGCCGGCCGCGACGTTACCCTCTTCGACGGCGACAACGTCGCGTTCGACCGCACCGTCCTCGAGGCGTTAGACGGGTTCGACGAGTACCTCGAGACGGGCGGCGCACGGGACTGCGCCCACCGGGTCGCGGCGCTGGGGTTCGAGGTCGACTGGGCGATGGAGATGGCCGTCCGTCGGGACGTCGGCACCGACGGGGGAACCGCCGAACGCGACTGGGGAGCGGCCTACCGATCGCTGGCCTACCGACTCGCGAAGAACTACGGGTTGCGGCCGACGGTGCTCGCGCGAACGGCCGGCAGTGCGCTCCGAGACGGCGTCACGAGCGTCCGGGGCATCCTCTCCGGCGATGCGACGCCGACGGGCTGGCTCTCGAACGGGATCGACGTGGTCACGAACGTCGGCGGCGGGCTCCGGGACGGCGTTCGCGCGCGCTACACCGACCGGTCGACGCGGCGGAATCCGAACGGCGTCTCGGTTCGCCACGATCGGGCGGTTCGCGTGTACGATCGGCGCGAAGGCGACTCATCGTAG